The following nucleotide sequence is from Puniceicoccales bacterium.
AACATATGACCCATAGCTAAGATCATTATGATCAAGGTAGCTGGAGCCGGGAATGAGATTCGAACTCACGACCCACGCATTACGAATGCGTTGCTCTACCAGCTGAGCTATCCCGGCAAATATACTGGAGCCGACTGTCAGATTCGAACTGACGACCGTCCGCTTACAAGGCGGGTGCTCTACCAACTGAGCTAAGCCGGCATAACGAACCTTCGATCAATTGGTGGGCCGACTGGGATTCGAACCCAGAACCAATGGCTTAAAAGGCCACTGCTCTACCGTTGAGCTACCAGCCCCATCAATTAAAACTCGCCGCAATCTATATCTCTCTAACCGACTGTCAACAACCTTTTCAACTATTACTCTGATAAAATTTCAGACATCTACAACTTTGAAACAACTTATAGCAGCGCCTGTGTCAATTACATTGACATAAAAATGAAACAAAAATCATTGGGAAATAAATAATTTTTCCAAAATTAATATTTCGGTCACGGTAATCGTGGAAAAACCAATTTCAATTGTTTCAAAAAAATTCCAGATCGATGTTAATGACAATAAAACTTCTCCACTTCCTTAGATGGATGATCTATAGTTCTTGGTATTAATAGCATCCGCTATGATATTGAGTGATAACAACATCAATATAAACAGCATACATGGAATTATCAATAACCAAGGATAGGAATCCATGTAGCGGACACCATCGGATATGAGCAACCCTATCGAACTCCTTGGAGCCTGGACGCCCACGCCAATGAAACTAAGAAAAGATTCCATCAGTATAACGCTTGGTAACATCAGGGCCGAATAGGCACCTATTACTCCTATCAGATTTGGAAGGATATGTCTCCGTATCACCCCAATCCTGCTCTGGTTAAAACATCTGGCAGCTATCACAAAACCCTTTTCTCTCAAAATCATCACCTCGGCTCGCATAATCCTCGCCGGAGTCAACCATTCAACAAAAGACATGGCCATAAATAGAACAAAACAATCTTTGCCAAAAAACACCATGAACAATATCACTAACAGAATCAATGGAATCGGATACAATATGTCCACAAACCGCATCAGTATAAGATCAATAATGCCACCGCAATAGCCAGAAATAATGCCATAAAAAGTACCAAAAGTCATGGCACATAGCGTAACACAACTGCCGATTACAAGCGAAATCCTACCGCCATATAAAATTCTACTAAGCATATCACGACCAAGCACATCTGTGCCAAATGGATGATCTGCACAGGGCGCAACAGCCCCAAGA
It contains:
- a CDS encoding ABC transporter permease — protein: MRSENKKNWLLYFSFAYIIIAIVACFSVPYFLKYTYFTQDLDLGAVAPCADHPFGTDVLGRDMLSRILYGGRISLVIGSCVTLCAMTFGTFYGIISGYCGGIIDLILMRFVDILYPIPLILLVILFMVFFGKDCFVLFMAMSFVEWLTPARIMRAEVMILREKGFVIAARCFNQSRIGVIRRHILPNLIGVIGAYSALMLPSVILMESFLSFIGVGVQAPRSSIGLLISDGVRYMDSYPWLLIIPCMLFILMLLSLNIIADAINTKNYRSSI